A stretch of the bacterium genome encodes the following:
- a CDS encoding mismatch-specific DNA-glycosylase, whose translation MHHDDILEDVLAPGLRLVICGMAPGAASAAAGAYYAGPGNRFWPTLHETGLTPRRLQPHEFRQLLEFGIGLTDVAKDQSGADADLDLSRIDPERLRAKLLRFEPAIVAFNGKGAAKAFLGARRLETGLQRETVGRSRLFVAPSTSGLAVRYWRFDVWQELARLVQAGSRA comes from the coding sequence ATGCACCACGACGACATCCTTGAAGACGTCCTGGCCCCAGGCCTGCGCCTGGTCATCTGCGGCATGGCTCCCGGGGCCGCTTCGGCAGCCGCCGGTGCCTACTACGCCGGGCCCGGCAACCGCTTCTGGCCGACGCTGCACGAAACGGGTCTCACGCCACGGCGCCTGCAGCCGCACGAGTTTCGCCAATTGTTGGAATTCGGCATCGGGCTGACCGATGTGGCCAAGGACCAGTCGGGTGCCGATGCCGATCTGGACCTCAGTCGCATCGACCCCGAGCGGTTGCGCGCCAAGCTCCTGCGCTTCGAGCCGGCGATCGTTGCCTTCAACGGCAAGGGCGCGGCGAAGGCGTTCCTGGGCGCGCGGCGGCTCGAGACGGGGCTGCAGCGCGAAACCGTGGGCAGGTCGCGACTGTTCGTTGCGCCCTCGACCAGCGGGCTGGCCGTGCGCTATTGGCGGTTCGACGTCTGGCAGGAGCTGGCGCGCCTGGTTCAGGCCGGGTCGCGCGCCTGA
- a CDS encoding aldehyde dehydrogenase EutE — protein MTRLTDQQVELLARELAGRLGRGTSPVSPAGSPFSGGGGGYDPAPLPVHPVTSLPVGGDGVFETLDLCVAAARRAFNELQGMTLGKREEIIAAFRAAMRQQGADLARQAWQETGLGRCEDKVIKNRLVTDKTPGTEALKPDATSGDHGLTLTEWAPFGVIGAITPTTNPTSTIICNTIGMVAAGNAVVFNAHPSARRCSLATVRALNAAAVAVGGPPNLVTAVGLPTIETATALMHHKGINLLVVTGGPGVVKAAMQSGKRAVCAGPGNPPAVVDETADLGKAGRDIVTGAGFDNNVICVDEKQCFVTAPAGEKLLEAMRAAGAYIASQTEMRRLEKHIFSEIRGPRTHGTINKDFVGKNPEVILATIGVKVGPEVRLVVADVQEDHPLVWSEQLMPVLPVVRVADVRRAIDLAKESEHGFGHSASMHSRDIDALSRMARVINTSIFVKNAPIVAGLGAGGEGFTSFTIASPTGEGLTTARSFSRQRRCVMVDHFRIV, from the coding sequence ATGACGCGGCTGACGGACCAGCAGGTCGAGTTGCTTGCCCGCGAGCTGGCGGGACGACTGGGGAGAGGGACCTCGCCCGTGTCACCCGCCGGCTCGCCTTTCAGCGGCGGTGGGGGCGGTTACGACCCGGCTCCGCTGCCCGTGCACCCGGTCACGTCGCTGCCCGTGGGCGGCGACGGCGTCTTCGAGACGCTGGACCTGTGCGTGGCCGCGGCGCGGCGGGCGTTCAACGAGCTGCAGGGCATGACCCTGGGCAAGCGCGAGGAGATCATCGCCGCCTTCCGCGCGGCGATGCGGCAGCAGGGGGCGGACCTGGCGCGGCAGGCCTGGCAGGAAACGGGCCTCGGGCGCTGCGAAGACAAGGTCATCAAGAACCGGCTGGTCACGGACAAGACACCGGGCACGGAAGCCCTGAAGCCGGACGCCACTTCGGGAGATCACGGACTGACGCTCACGGAGTGGGCCCCCTTCGGCGTGATCGGCGCCATCACGCCGACCACCAATCCCACGTCGACCATCATCTGCAACACCATCGGCATGGTCGCGGCGGGCAATGCGGTGGTGTTCAACGCGCATCCCTCGGCGCGGCGCTGCTCGCTGGCCACGGTGCGGGCGCTGAACGCCGCGGCGGTGGCCGTCGGCGGGCCGCCCAACCTGGTGACGGCGGTGGGGCTGCCCACCATCGAGACGGCCACGGCGCTGATGCACCACAAGGGCATCAATTTGCTGGTAGTGACCGGCGGCCCGGGCGTGGTGAAGGCGGCCATGCAGTCGGGCAAGCGCGCCGTGTGCGCGGGGCCGGGCAACCCGCCGGCGGTGGTGGACGAGACGGCTGACCTCGGGAAGGCCGGGCGCGACATCGTCACCGGCGCGGGGTTCGACAACAACGTCATCTGCGTGGACGAGAAGCAGTGCTTCGTGACGGCGCCTGCCGGCGAAAAGCTGCTGGAGGCCATGCGCGCGGCCGGCGCCTACATCGCCTCGCAGACCGAGATGCGGCGGCTGGAGAAGCACATCTTCAGCGAGATCCGCGGGCCGCGCACGCACGGCACCATCAACAAGGACTTCGTGGGCAAGAACCCAGAGGTGATCCTGGCCACCATCGGCGTGAAGGTGGGGCCCGAGGTGCGGCTGGTGGTGGCCGATGTGCAGGAGGACCACCCGCTGGTGTGGAGCGAACAGTTGATGCCGGTGCTGCCGGTGGTGCGCGTGGCCGACGTGCGGCGCGCCATCGACCTGGCCAAGGAGAGCGAGCACGGGTTCGGCCACTCGGCCAGCATGCACTCGCGCGACATCGATGCTTTGAGCCGCATGGCGCGCGTGATCAACACCAGCATCTTCGTCAAGAACGCGCCTATCGTCGCCGGCCTCGGCGCCGGGGGCGAGGGCTTCACCAGCTTCACCATCGCCAGTCCCACCGGCGAGGGGCTGACGACCGCGCGCAGTTTCTCGCGCCAGCGGCGGTGCGTGATGGTCGACCACTTCCGGATCGTCTAG
- the deoC gene encoding deoxyribose-phosphate aldolase encodes MKIAIGADHGGYELKQKLVEHLRGKGHDVRDVGTDSTTAVDYPVFARRVAEAVAGGQAERGIMIDGAGIGSSMVANKVPGVRAAMAYDVSSARNGREHNDANLLTLGAGLIGAALAAQIVDVFLTTDCTEARHQRRVAMINDTASAAAAGGASLSGLSDTDMARVLQKLESLVGGSAAGGPLNHGGYHGGPCVGTCPDTARKFIELGARRFTAGPDSPGRIPDELARYIDHTILKPDATVQMIDKVIAEAREFSFRSVCVNPCWVKRVADGLRGTRVLTCSVVGFPLGTNTPDIKGMETRKAIRDGAKEIDMVINVGRLKAGDDEYVLKDILAVTEACRDGAAVSKVILETALLTNEEKVRACELSKKARANFVKTSTGFASGGATAEDVALMASVVRGAGMEVKASGGIRSFDDARRMIEAGATRLGASASIAIVQEAQKTAKN; translated from the coding sequence ATGAAGATCGCCATCGGGGCCGACCATGGCGGGTACGAGCTGAAGCAGAAGCTGGTCGAGCACCTGCGCGGCAAGGGGCACGACGTGCGCGACGTGGGCACCGACTCGACCACGGCGGTCGACTACCCGGTGTTCGCGCGGCGCGTGGCCGAGGCCGTGGCCGGCGGCCAGGCCGAGCGCGGCATCATGATCGACGGGGCCGGCATCGGCTCGTCGATGGTGGCGAACAAGGTGCCGGGCGTGCGCGCCGCGATGGCCTACGACGTGAGCAGCGCGCGCAACGGCCGCGAACACAACGACGCCAACCTGCTGACGCTCGGCGCCGGCCTGATCGGGGCGGCGCTGGCCGCGCAGATCGTCGACGTCTTCCTGACCACCGATTGCACCGAGGCCCGGCACCAGCGCCGGGTGGCGATGATCAACGACACGGCTTCGGCGGCGGCGGCCGGCGGCGCCTCGCTGTCGGGGCTTTCCGATACGGACATGGCGCGCGTGCTGCAGAAGCTGGAGTCGCTGGTGGGCGGTTCGGCTGCCGGCGGTCCGCTGAACCACGGCGGCTACCACGGGGGGCCCTGCGTGGGCACCTGCCCGGACACGGCGCGGAAGTTCATCGAACTGGGGGCGCGCCGCTTCACGGCCGGGCCCGACAGTCCCGGCCGCATCCCCGACGAACTGGCCCGCTACATCGACCACACCATCCTGAAGCCCGACGCCACGGTGCAGATGATCGACAAGGTCATCGCCGAGGCGCGCGAGTTCAGCTTCCGCTCCGTCTGCGTGAACCCCTGCTGGGTCAAGCGCGTGGCCGACGGCCTGCGCGGCACGCGGGTGCTCACGTGCTCGGTGGTCGGGTTCCCGCTGGGCACCAACACGCCCGACATCAAGGGCATGGAGACGCGCAAGGCGATCCGCGACGGCGCGAAGGAAATCGACATGGTCATCAACGTCGGTCGCCTGAAGGCCGGCGACGACGAGTACGTGCTGAAGGACATCCTGGCGGTGACCGAGGCCTGCCGCGACGGCGCGGCGGTCAGCAAGGTGATCCTGGAGACCGCGCTGCTGACCAACGAGGAGAAGGTGCGCGCCTGCGAGCTGTCGAAGAAGGCGCGCGCGAATTTCGTGAAGACCTCGACCGGTTTCGCCTCGGGCGGCGCCACGGCCGAGGACGTGGCGCTGATGGCGTCGGTCGTGCGCGGGGCGGGCATGGAGGTCAAGGCCTCGGGCGGTATCCGCTCGTTCGACGACGCGCGCCGCATGATCGAGGCGGGGGCCACGCGGCTGGGCGCCAGTGCCAGCATCGCCATCGTGCAGGAAGCGCAGAAGACGGCGAAGAACTGA
- a CDS encoding BMC domain-containing protein has product MQQALALLEFSGAAAGILAVDRLLKMSPVALLRCGTVHPGRYLALVGGSVAAVQEAHAVARAVGCELGALLDEVCLADPHEQLAAAVGGARRDCAGEALCVIEVGTSPGLLRALDVVLKAVPVELVEARLADDLGGRALAVLGGRLHDVQEALEMARATRGAAVEWLGGTLLPRLDDTLRDVLNDGTAFGACRTFEPAGAEKVEG; this is encoded by the coding sequence ATGCAGCAGGCCCTGGCATTGCTCGAATTCAGCGGCGCGGCGGCCGGGATCCTGGCCGTCGATCGCCTGCTGAAGATGTCGCCGGTGGCGCTGCTGCGCTGCGGCACCGTGCATCCGGGGCGCTACCTGGCGCTGGTCGGGGGTTCGGTGGCGGCTGTGCAGGAAGCCCACGCGGTGGCGCGCGCCGTGGGCTGCGAACTGGGCGCGCTGCTCGACGAGGTCTGCCTGGCCGACCCGCACGAGCAACTGGCGGCCGCCGTCGGCGGCGCGCGGCGCGACTGCGCGGGCGAAGCGCTGTGCGTGATCGAGGTGGGCACCTCACCCGGGCTGCTGCGCGCGCTGGACGTCGTGCTCAAGGCCGTGCCGGTGGAACTGGTCGAGGCGCGCCTGGCCGACGACCTGGGCGGCCGCGCCCTGGCCGTGCTGGGCGGCCGCCTGCACGACGTACAGGAAGCACTGGAGATGGCGCGCGCCACCCGCGGCGCCGCCGTCGAATGGTTGGGCGGAACGCTGCTGCCGCGCCTGGACGACACGTTGCGCGACGTGTTGAACGACGGCACGGCGTTCGGCGCCTGCCGGACCTTCGAGCCGGCAGGCGCCGAGAAAGTCGAGGGCTAG
- a CDS encoding BMC domain-containing protein — protein MADALGMIECRSFAATVEAADAMVKAARVELVGYEKTGGGYTTAIVRGDVAAVKAACDAGQNAATRVGEVVAVHIIARPHANVDAVIPLGRTGNQSDG, from the coding sequence ATGGCAGACGCTCTGGGAATGATCGAGTGCAGGAGCTTCGCGGCGACGGTCGAGGCGGCCGACGCGATGGTCAAGGCCGCCCGCGTGGAGCTGGTCGGCTACGAGAAGACCGGTGGCGGCTACACCACGGCCATCGTGCGCGGCGACGTGGCGGCCGTGAAGGCGGCCTGCGACGCGGGGCAGAACGCAGCCACGCGCGTGGGTGAAGTGGTGGCGGTGCACATCATCGCGCGGCCGCACGCGAACGTCGACGCGGTCATCCCCCTGGGTCGCACCGGCAACCAAAGCGACGGGTAG
- a CDS encoding EutN/CcmL family microcompartment protein yields the protein MNLAKVLGRVVATRKEASLDGLTLLILGVAGPDGKLSGGSVVAVDAVGAGEGEYVLYASGSSARQTAVTDKRPVDAVVMAIVDSWDIEGDEKYRKGDG from the coding sequence ATGAACCTCGCGAAGGTCCTCGGCCGCGTGGTGGCCACGCGCAAGGAAGCGAGCCTGGACGGGCTCACGCTGCTGATCCTCGGTGTGGCCGGACCCGACGGCAAGCTCTCGGGCGGCAGCGTGGTGGCGGTCGACGCCGTGGGTGCGGGTGAGGGCGAATACGTGCTCTACGCCTCGGGCTCGTCGGCACGCCAGACCGCGGTCACCGACAAGCGCCCGGTCGACGCCGTGGTGATGGCCATCGTCGACAGCTGGGACATCGAGGGTGACGAGAAGTACCGGAAGGGCGACGGCTGA
- a CDS encoding EutN/CcmL family microcompartment protein, translated as MILARVAGRVTSTIHHPSMDGRTLLVLDKLGPDGAFAGGYLIAVDSAGAGPGQVVLVLDEGNGARQILGGVDLPIRSVVVGIVDDIG; from the coding sequence ATGATCCTCGCGCGCGTGGCCGGCCGCGTCACCTCGACCATCCACCACCCTTCGATGGACGGCCGCACGCTGCTGGTGCTCGACAAGCTGGGGCCCGACGGGGCGTTCGCCGGCGGCTATCTCATCGCCGTCGATTCGGCCGGTGCCGGGCCGGGCCAGGTCGTGCTCGTGCTCGACGAGGGCAACGGGGCGCGGCAGATCCTTGGCGGCGTGGACCTGCCGATCCGCTCGGTGGTGGTGGGGATCGTCGACGATATCGGGTGA
- a CDS encoding amino acid permease has translation MNAPIPPATTLTRALGPREALSLVVGRIIGSGIFRTPGPIMALVLSPGPFFAVWLLAGAMTMLSALCYAELVAMLPKSGGPYAYLKEAYPPWWAFLRGWAMFFVSETASIAAVALVFAQYTAVLWSASGGSKWPRGLETSLAVAGVWLFTWVNARGVQAGGRVQNVLTVLKLGGLVAVAGAGLALARGAGLTDGGAAAAASTATAAATAPAMGIWATVLAVGAAMRYAFFAFSGWEGATYVAEEVRDPEKNLPRSILWGIGVVLGIYLLVNLAYLKQLGPAGMAGSKQVAADAMRAALGSGGAVLIALAVVLSTAGNINAQVMVKARTWHAMARDGLFPQRLGVVDGTRHTPIGALIGQALWATVLLVAAGLAGRAYETVIDFFAFTSAIFNLSTFVAVWVLRRKLPHLARPFRVPGWPVTLVVVLVIQVAFMIVTLVTAPLPSLLGIALTASGLVWYRWGRGRAMI, from the coding sequence TTGAACGCTCCCATCCCGCCCGCGACGACCCTCACGCGCGCCCTCGGCCCGCGCGAAGCCCTGTCCCTGGTCGTCGGCCGCATCATCGGCTCGGGCATCTTCCGCACGCCCGGCCCCATCATGGCGCTGGTGCTGAGCCCCGGCCCCTTCTTCGCCGTCTGGCTGCTGGCCGGCGCCATGACCATGCTCAGCGCGCTGTGCTATGCCGAACTGGTGGCGATGCTGCCGAAGTCGGGTGGCCCCTACGCCTACCTGAAGGAGGCCTATCCGCCGTGGTGGGCCTTCCTGCGCGGCTGGGCGATGTTCTTCGTCTCGGAGACCGCGTCGATCGCGGCGGTAGCGCTCGTGTTCGCGCAGTACACGGCGGTGCTCTGGAGTGCATCCGGCGGCAGCAAGTGGCCGCGCGGGCTGGAGACCTCGCTCGCGGTGGCCGGCGTCTGGCTGTTCACCTGGGTGAATGCGCGCGGCGTGCAGGCCGGCGGGCGCGTGCAAAACGTGCTGACCGTGCTCAAGCTGGGCGGCCTGGTGGCGGTGGCCGGCGCGGGCCTGGCGCTGGCGCGCGGTGCAGGGCTCACTGACGGCGGCGCGGCGGCGGCAGCATCGACAGCAACCGCAGCCGCCACCGCTCCCGCCATGGGCATATGGGCCACGGTGCTCGCCGTGGGCGCCGCGATGCGCTACGCCTTCTTCGCCTTCAGCGGCTGGGAAGGCGCCACCTATGTGGCGGAGGAAGTGCGCGATCCCGAGAAGAACCTGCCGCGCAGCATCCTGTGGGGCATCGGCGTGGTGCTCGGCATCTACCTGCTGGTGAACCTGGCCTACCTCAAGCAGCTCGGGCCGGCGGGCATGGCCGGTTCGAAGCAGGTCGCGGCCGATGCGATGCGCGCGGCGCTGGGCAGCGGCGGCGCGGTGCTCATCGCGCTGGCGGTGGTGCTGAGCACGGCCGGCAACATCAATGCCCAGGTGATGGTCAAGGCCCGCACGTGGCACGCGATGGCGCGCGACGGATTGTTCCCGCAGCGGCTCGGCGTCGTCGACGGCACGCGACATACCCCGATCGGCGCGCTCATCGGACAGGCCCTGTGGGCCACGGTGCTGCTGGTGGCCGCCGGGCTGGCCGGCCGCGCCTACGAGACGGTCATCGACTTCTTCGCCTTCACGTCGGCGATCTTCAACCTCTCGACCTTCGTCGCCGTCTGGGTGCTGCGCCGCAAGCTGCCGCACCTGGCGCGGCCCTTCCGCGTGCCCGGCTGGCCGGTGACGCTGGTCGTGGTGCTGGTCATCCAGGTGGCGTTCATGATCGTCACGCTGGTGACGGCGCCCCTGCCGTCGCTGTTGGGGATCGCCCTGACGGCGTCGGGGCTGGTCTGGTACCGGTGGGGCCGGGGGCGGGCAATGATTTGA
- a CDS encoding T9SS type A sorting domain-containing protein translates to MSKCHAILAAVLAVCAGSSLATAAATTPAASLHGHRLTPAGAVAAGSGAPCQQPVPASIATLLTTEFPGTDKSATATVPLGTWVCLSPPGAAIEAALAPLIEWRRRQGYHVIAATTDQVGGNDGIAIKAWLQQLYDTLEVPLEMVCLVGDADGAVAVDTWREDLSGLFGEGDHFYTQLDGDDVLGDVHLGRLSVTSTAQLVTVVNKIVAYESDPWLTDDTTWFTRAGLVADVSESGWSTIYSSRWVKQHLLELNYTAIDTIFDGNYLVQQMASLNAGKSLYTYRGHWQMSGLSTGHIALLSNQRKLPFVVTLTCDTGSFWTDPTCRSEAFLRAANGGGIASIGTATTGTNTRYNDSMFQGIIDHVLMSGDPRLGPALSRGKLHMYANYQADEPDAVAIWSVWNNLMGDPATALWTAVPRQLTVTAPTALDPAADALSVSVMSGGVPVAGAVVAARATGDPLAVGVTGDDGRVVLPLAGLAAGTLQLTVTGPNLRPWLGNVSVGAQAAALRPLAAVVDDDNLGQSLGDGDGTAEPGETVELTIPLRNDGTTAVQGVRGILRRSDEAGVLMFVASAFYPTIGAGQTVDGTSRFVVKVDASATAGTVERFTMDISSWSGSFAGVVELPVSGPAVALAAVDVGGTAAPGTAATLGLSLTNYGDRASLGLAASLRSSDRWVSITDAQASFPGAASGAATTTGAGAFALAVAPGCPAGHLAVLELDVTFAEGGTSVLEVPVTCGAAAPTDPTGPDARGYYAFDNLDTGYPLAPTYNWIEIDPALGGAGTALALADTALYADDLAVIDLPFAFRYYGRDFTKISVCSNGWLSFGATPVVYYRNWKVPTPGAADDMVAVFWDELQLTPGEGGVFTWYDAPNHRFVVEWSRLRNAYTELPVITPETFQAVLYDPAWRAGETGDGDILLQYHTVNQVDALNGYATAGIQNHERNDGVLYSYWNLAAPGAAPLQAGRAVLFTSLVNRPEGLSASPLPPAATALAQNRPNPFNPRTTIRFTLAAPGPVELCVYDLEGRLVRHLLSGTLAAGTHDATWQGDDDHGAAAASGTYFCRLRAEGHELTRKMTLLR, encoded by the coding sequence ATGTCGAAATGCCACGCAATCCTGGCGGCCGTTCTCGCCGTGTGCGCCGGCTCGTCTCTGGCGACTGCGGCCGCCACGACGCCGGCGGCGAGCCTTCATGGCCATCGCCTGACTCCCGCGGGCGCTGTCGCCGCCGGGTCCGGTGCACCCTGCCAGCAGCCCGTTCCCGCCTCCATCGCCACGCTCCTGACCACCGAGTTTCCGGGCACCGACAAGTCGGCGACCGCCACCGTACCGCTCGGCACCTGGGTGTGCCTGAGCCCCCCCGGGGCCGCGATCGAGGCCGCGCTGGCGCCGCTCATCGAATGGCGCCGGCGGCAGGGCTACCACGTGATCGCCGCCACCACCGACCAGGTCGGCGGCAACGACGGCATCGCGATCAAGGCCTGGCTGCAGCAGCTGTACGACACGCTCGAGGTGCCGCTGGAGATGGTCTGCCTGGTGGGCGATGCCGACGGCGCCGTCGCCGTCGACACCTGGCGCGAGGATCTCTCGGGGCTGTTCGGCGAGGGCGACCATTTCTACACGCAGCTCGACGGCGACGACGTGCTGGGCGATGTGCACCTGGGCCGCCTGTCGGTGACGAGCACGGCGCAGCTGGTTACGGTGGTGAACAAGATCGTCGCCTACGAAAGCGATCCCTGGCTGACCGACGACACCACCTGGTTCACGCGGGCGGGCCTGGTGGCCGACGTGTCGGAGTCCGGTTGGAGTACCATCTATTCCAGCCGCTGGGTAAAACAGCACCTGCTCGAGCTCAACTATACGGCCATCGACACCATCTTCGACGGCAACTACCTGGTGCAGCAGATGGCGTCGCTCAACGCCGGCAAGTCGCTGTACACCTATCGCGGCCACTGGCAGATGAGCGGCCTGTCCACCGGGCACATCGCCCTGCTCAGCAACCAGCGCAAGCTGCCGTTCGTGGTCACGCTGACCTGCGACACCGGCAGCTTCTGGACCGATCCCACCTGCCGCAGCGAGGCCTTCCTGCGCGCCGCGAACGGCGGCGGCATCGCCAGCATCGGCACCGCGACCACCGGCACGAACACGCGCTACAACGACAGCATGTTCCAGGGCATCATCGACCACGTGCTGATGTCGGGCGACCCGCGGCTGGGCCCGGCGCTTTCGCGCGGCAAGCTGCACATGTACGCCAACTACCAGGCCGACGAGCCCGATGCCGTCGCGATCTGGTCGGTGTGGAACAACCTGATGGGCGACCCGGCCACCGCGCTGTGGACCGCGGTTCCCCGCCAGTTGACGGTGACGGCGCCAACGGCACTCGATCCCGCCGCCGATGCGCTGTCCGTCAGCGTGATGTCGGGCGGCGTCCCGGTGGCTGGAGCCGTGGTCGCCGCGCGCGCGACCGGCGACCCGCTGGCCGTCGGCGTGACGGGTGACGATGGTCGTGTCGTGCTGCCGCTGGCCGGTCTCGCTGCCGGCACGCTGCAGCTGACCGTCACGGGCCCGAACCTGCGGCCCTGGCTGGGCAACGTGAGCGTGGGCGCACAGGCGGCGGCGCTGCGGCCGCTGGCGGCGGTTGTCGACGACGACAACCTCGGCCAGAGCCTCGGCGACGGTGACGGCACGGCCGAACCGGGCGAGACGGTCGAGTTGACGATTCCCCTGCGTAACGACGGCACGACAGCGGTCCAGGGCGTGCGTGGCATCCTGCGCCGCAGCGATGAGGCGGGCGTGCTCATGTTCGTTGCGAGCGCCTTCTACCCGACGATCGGCGCCGGCCAGACCGTCGATGGCACGTCGCGTTTCGTCGTGAAGGTGGATGCCTCGGCGACCGCCGGCACGGTGGAGCGGTTCACGATGGACATCAGCAGCTGGTCGGGCTCGTTTGCCGGCGTCGTCGAGCTGCCGGTCTCCGGACCGGCCGTTGCACTGGCTGCCGTGGACGTCGGCGGCACCGCCGCGCCGGGCACAGCCGCCACACTCGGCCTCTCCCTCACCAACTACGGCGACCGCGCCTCGCTGGGCCTGGCCGCCTCGCTGCGCAGCAGCGACCGCTGGGTCTCGATCACCGACGCGCAGGCCTCGTTCCCCGGCGCCGCGTCAGGCGCCGCCACCACGACCGGCGCCGGCGCCTTCGCGCTGGCGGTGGCCCCCGGTTGCCCGGCCGGCCACCTGGCCGTGCTCGAACTCGACGTGACGTTCGCCGAGGGCGGCACCTCCGTGCTCGAGGTGCCCGTCACCTGCGGCGCCGCCGCGCCCACCGACCCGACAGGGCCCGATGCGCGCGGCTACTACGCCTTCGACAACCTCGACACCGGCTATCCGCTGGCCCCGACCTACAACTGGATCGAGATCGACCCCGCCCTCGGCGGCGCCGGCACGGCCCTGGCCCTGGCCGACACCGCGTTGTACGCCGACGACCTGGCGGTCATCGACCTGCCGTTCGCGTTCCGTTACTACGGACGCGATTTCACGAAGATCAGCGTATGCTCCAACGGCTGGCTCTCGTTCGGCGCCACGCCCGTGGTCTATTACCGCAACTGGAAGGTGCCCACGCCCGGCGCCGCCGACGACATGGTCGCCGTGTTCTGGGACGAACTGCAACTGACGCCCGGCGAGGGCGGCGTCTTCACCTGGTACGACGCCCCGAACCACCGCTTCGTGGTGGAATGGAGCCGCCTGCGCAACGCGTATACCGAACTGCCCGTCATCACGCCCGAGACGTTCCAGGCCGTGCTCTACGACCCGGCCTGGCGCGCCGGCGAGACCGGCGACGGCGACATCCTCCTGCAGTACCACACCGTCAACCAGGTCGACGCGCTGAACGGCTACGCCACCGCCGGCATCCAGAACCACGAACGCAATGACGGCGTGCTCTACTCCTACTGGAACCTGGCCGCGCCGGGCGCTGCCCCGCTGCAGGCCGGGCGCGCCGTGCTCTTCACGTCGCTCGTCAACCGGCCCGAGGGGCTCTCGGCTTCGCCGCTGCCGCCGGCCGCCACCGCGCTCGCGCAGAACCGCCCCAACCCGTTCAACCCGCGCACCACCATCCGCTTCACGCTGGCGGCGCCCGGCCCGGTCGAGCTGTGCGTGTATGACCTGGAAGGGCGACTGGTGCGGCACCTGTTGTCGGGCACGCTCGCGGCAGGCACGCACGACGCCACCTGGCAGGGCGACGACGACCACGGCGCTGCCGCGGCCTCCGGCACCTACTTCTGCCGCCTGCGCGCCGAGGGGCATGAACTCACGCGGAAGATGACGTTGCTGCGGTAG
- a CDS encoding TIGR00266 family protein: MRCHELDYQILGDDMQIVEVELDPREVVVAEAGAMNYMEDGITFETRMGDGSQAKGGIFDALLNVGKRVLTGESIFLTHFSNQGTGKARVAFAAPYPGKIIPLNMAELGGRFICQKDAFLCAALGTSITITLQRRLGTGFFGGEGFILQKLEGDGMAFAHAGGTVVKKELRGQTLRVDTGCLVGFTEGIDYDIERAGNLKSMIFGGEGLFLVTLRGHGTVYLQSLPFSRLADRIIASSPRMGGRSQGEGSVLGGLGRILDGD, encoded by the coding sequence ATGCGCTGCCACGAATTGGATTATCAGATCCTGGGCGACGACATGCAGATCGTCGAGGTTGAACTCGATCCCCGCGAGGTCGTTGTCGCCGAAGCCGGTGCCATGAACTACATGGAGGACGGCATCACGTTCGAAACCCGCATGGGCGACGGTTCCCAGGCCAAGGGCGGGATCTTCGACGCGCTGCTCAACGTCGGCAAGCGCGTGCTCACCGGCGAGTCCATCTTCCTGACGCACTTCTCGAATCAGGGCACGGGCAAGGCGCGCGTGGCGTTCGCCGCCCCCTACCCCGGCAAGATCATCCCCCTGAACATGGCCGAGCTCGGCGGCCGCTTCATCTGCCAGAAGGACGCGTTCCTGTGCGCGGCCCTGGGCACGAGCATCACGATCACGCTGCAGCGGCGCCTGGGCACCGGCTTCTTCGGCGGCGAGGGCTTCATCCTGCAGAAGCTCGAGGGCGACGGCATGGCCTTCGCCCACGCCGGCGGCACCGTGGTGAAGAAGGAACTGCGTGGCCAGACGTTGCGCGTGGACACCGGCTGCCTGGTCGGCTTTACCGAGGGCATCGACTACGACATCGAGCGCGCCGGCAACCTGAAGAGCATGATCTTCGGCGGCGAGGGCCTGTTCCTGGTCACGCTGCGCGGGCACGGCACGGTCTACCTGCAGTCGCTGCCGTTCTCGCGCCTGGCCGACCGCATCATCGCCTCGTCGCCGCGGATGGGCGGCCGCTCGCAGGGCGAGGGCTCGGTGCTGGGCGGGCTGGGGCGGATCCTGGACGGGGACTAG